In Archocentrus centrarchus isolate MPI-CPG fArcCen1 chromosome 23, fArcCen1, whole genome shotgun sequence, the sequence CACTCAGGATGATGTCTTCACGCAaagccacactgagacactttGGACTAACTCCTTTAAGATCTTACAGCAATGGACTTTTTTTAACGCCTTACGGAAAGTCTGCCTTAATTAATCAGACCTGTTTTCATTGTCTCTCATTACCATTTTAAGCTTGTatgtgtagattttttttttaactctcttATGAGCTGTAATTTAATTTGTTCCCTTTTGAAAGCTGCAGTTTTATCAAACTTTGTCCTCTGCAAAGCGAGTGGTCAATCAAGCACTTTGTTCAAAGAATCTGTTTACCAATCCCTGTGTGCAAGAAGCCCTCACCAGAGTGACTTATCCCCTCCCCCCTCAATTTCAAATCAGAAGAATGTCTTGTTCCTGCTTGAGTTTTACCAATAATGTATGCAGAGGACTTTTGTACCCAAGTCTTCAGTTTACAGGAGGGTGTAGTCAAAGGCACAGAAGAGTTCACCCTTTATTACATCAATATCTTAATgctgtgttcctttttttttttttttgtttccccttTGGTCCCAATCAGGTGAATGTTTGTCATGAATCCATAAGGGATATCACCATGTTCAGTATGTTGATTTTTGAAAagaatttattaaataaaaattacactggAGGAGGAATGTAAGAGAACAGTATtgcttaataaaaatgaataaacttGATTGGATCTGTCTTAATCAGCTTTATTTcaacacaaattttcatttacTGCTGGTGGCCTCGcagtgtaaaaatataaaatcattccCATGaaaattttcatgttttaacAGGACAATAGGCAGTAAATGTGCAACAATGGATTATATATGGGGTGTGGGGAAGTAGTTTTACAGCTAAATGGTATCAAGCCTGGCAACAGATTTAGATACTGGGGCATCTTCAAAACCTAAAAGTTTTTACTTTCAGGGTCTTAAGTCTGAGCTAAAAAGCTCAGCCTTAAGAAAATGAAAACCTTTGGTAATAAAAAGTTTCTCGTTCACCCAATCCAGTACTGACCTCTTCACCcagctgtgtcagctgctgAAATGTTACTGTCAGCCACTAAAAAGCTGAAATCAGCTTCTTTAATATTGGTGGTCTGTCCAGGGAACCCTTCATGCTGTGTCACTGGTTGGTGATGTTTTTAGAATATTTTAACTGTTGACACATTAAGACCTTAACCAGTGCATTTATCTTTGTCACAGTGGAGCTGCCCTTCTGAAGACTGGACACTAGTTTTAAACAAATAATTGTCAAGGATAAGTAAACATGCCAGGGAATAATTACAACTGTGATTAATACAGTCTGAGCATTTATGGCAGCAAGACAACATATGAGTAACTGAATGGAAAATAATCTGCAGGCTGTTTGAACCTGGAGGACTGTGTTACAACAGTGTGACTCTTGGATGTGTTTGAATAGTTTTCCATTGATGTGGCTCCATGGCACATCTGGATGAGCGATCGGGTTTTGGATGTACTGAAGGATCCAGTGTTCCTTAGAGGCCAGGTGTACTACACCCAGTGTTTCATGACACACCTGGTGCAACAATATATTCATAATTATGGTGTTGCTCAGTCTCTCCATGTCACCTCCACTTCATCTGTTCTATACCTGCAACAGGAGAGACACTGCTGGTCATTAAGGATAGGTAGAAGCACAGCAGGTATCAATATGAACACTTTGAAAGTAGCTAAAACACAATAAGAATGAATTTCCCCAACCTAGAGTCAAGATTACAACTTTTAAACCTTTAACTGATACAAATCTACCCATAATAAGTAGGGcttgataggttcagatcattttataaaacatggaacaaaGCACGCAACTCTTAAATTACTTGCAAGGGGAGACCGTCTTCTAAGCTCTCTCGGAACGAAGAGGAAAAGATCTCAGAAGGACGGCCTCCTtcgcagctgttttatttcactcgcTCACATGGTTAAATCACgtatgtttacacaaagctcaggtaacaacatcactcacttcacatgatgtaatcatgtatgtgtatgtgtgtgtgtcctcatcaagataaaagggacaacaatataacatagaaaacaaatgatcaaCTTATAGAAACAGAAGCTATGATAATTCACAACAACCAGAATAAAGTTACATACAACAATTCCAACAGGCTAGAGGTGGATATGACGATAAGCTGGGTCGTTAGATCACAACTGAACAGGTCTATGAAGCCTTACCTTTGTGTGATCCATGAGTCTTCCAGCTCCGTCACCTGACCGGACCGAAACATCTCCCAGCCAgcctgagcgatcatcgctccGTTGTCGATGCAGAATCTGTGGCAACAAAGTGATCTGTATGTTATCTGGACCTGGATGTTCCTGTCCTACCAAATCTAAGACCCATTACATGTGTTCACACAACGGCTCGATACAGATGTTTTTGTATTAAAGCTTCTCATGCCAGATGTTTTTGTGGCTATGAATGGTATCTGTAAAAGTAATGGTATCTGATCAAGTTTCAGTCTGTGGACCAAACTGCTGCTCGTGCGTGTAAAAGCGAAACTACTTCTAGTGGAATTTCAATGTAAATGAAAGTGAAGGACCCGAGTGTTGGACAGACTGGTTTACCGTTCATCTGTGGCAAACAGCTTGGCTCCTCTCTCCTTACACATCACCCCCATCATCTCCTGCAGACGCAGGTTACCTGTGGTCCAAACATGAAATAATTCTCATGCATATGAACAGTAAATGGAGATAAGTTTCAATCATGGCATTAGACTTTAAGGCATCTGAGCATATTATGGTGACTGACAGTAAGGAAATTAAACAAtagaaacaacaaacaacatgaCTTTGGAATACTGGCAATGGCTAAATTAGCTTTACTGCTAGCTGGAAGGTATTTTTTCTGTGATTTAGTGAAAATCAACCCTTATTCTCTGATTTCAAACATTTAACAACTGTAAAAACTGCACATAAAATGAGTACACAAAATCTCATAGGCTCCACTCTGTATCTATATGATTAATTAACTTAAAAAAGAACCACTTTAGGAGATTTCCTGTTAATGTTTTAGGTTGCAGAGACATGTCAGCTGATCATTTCACATGCACTTACAGCCAACGCCCCCGACAATAAGCACTTCCTGTGAGCTGCAGTGAGCCATGGCCCTCTCTGTAATCTCCACCAGCATGGAGAACAGCGTCTCCTGCAGAGACAGAAGCAAAAGCTGCTGAGAAATACCGACATCTCTGATCCTAATGTAGCAATCAGGCAGCAACAAATAGATGATTTATAGAAATTCaagaaagaaatattttcataatttttgcTTTAAGTATAtctatcctgttcagggtcgggaggggggggggggggggggggggggggggggggctggagcctttggactgtgggaggaaactggagtacccggagaaaacccacacagacacggggagaacatgcaaactccacagagagagagagggtgaaatcgaacccaggccttccagatggtattctaactgtgaggtagcagtgctaaccactgcaccaccatgttgCTTTAAGCAtatcttaagaaaaaaaaatcaaatgatttTCTGCTTTCAGCTTGTTGGATCTTTGACTTTTGGATAATTCAACACCACAGGCAGCTGGATCAAATGCTTACTATGTAACCAACATGTGAACCTTCAGACTTTCATGGGTATAAATGCTGTACCTGAAGTGAGAAACACAGGTCCTCTGCTGTACACTGACCAGAGCTCAGCATCTTATGAGCAGCTTCCtatcgaaaaaaaaaaagtaaggatCATAAACTGAAAGAGTAACACAGTATTCCACATTAAACTGTGGCCTGTACAGAAGAACAAAGCGCTTACTTCAATATAGGACAAAATGCCAGAAAAGGACACATCCATTCCTTTTACTGTATACGGCAGCTCCACGTAGTGACTCCCTCTGGCAGTGTGGACAGAAACAAGGTTTAGAAtcaacacaaaacagcaaaaagaacTCTGCACATTTCCAACTGTAATTTAGTCTCACTCACTTTTTGGCCATCTGCTCTATATTGTAGCCTGGACTTGGGTCATTGGAAATCTGAATGAAGAGACATGAATGTGAAATCATCTACTGTATACAGTGAAAGGCAACCAGATCATTTTATGAAGCTGAGCACGATACAAACCTTAATAACTCTGGCAAACCGGTCTAAACAGTTGCCGACTGCAATATCGATGGTCTCACCGAATATTCGGTACCGCCGCTCTGAGTACGCAATAACCTGCACAAAAGTCAAACTGTATTTGTACCTAACACACTGCTGTGTAACTGCTCAGTGCAGACGCTCTGTGCCAAAAAGCTCTGACTGAGGCTTACAGGCAGAAACCAACCTGCGTGTTGCCCCCGCTAACATAAAGCACGGTGGGGTTGTTGGCTTTGGTGATAAGTCGGCCCATCTCTATGTGTCCGATACAGTGGTTCACACCGAGGAGCGGCTTCCTCCAAAGCTGCGCAACTGTACGTGCCACTAGAGCCACTGTCACCAAGGGTGCTCCCATACCAGGAcctgaaggagaagaacaaCTTGAAAATGTGAAGGTTTGCCCTTCATCTATAGACATTAATTACAAATCAGAGCTCCGTAATTTCAACTCATGCCTAAAAAGACCTTCTAGGATAATAATATCCctacagagcactttgctctcagactgcaggcttacttgtggtttctgttgtttctaaaagtagaatgggaggcagtgCCTTCAGGGGCAGGCTCCTCTCctctggaaccagctcccagtttggatttgggagaacAGAGAccttctctacttttaagattagacttcaCACTTTACTTTTTGATATAGCTCATAGTTatacacaacagtcacctcaaagtacCTTAAGCTGAAGATCCTTTTAGTGTCAACAACTTTGCGTCAAAGCTTTTTCACTTACAGAGAAATTAACTTCAACACCAGAAttacaggagaaacaggatttaAAGTTCCTGCTCTGAAGTGGAGAACTGGTTTCCACTGCTGGAATGAGCTGCACCACAGCTCATAGTTCAAGACTCTCATTAGCCTGGGacactttaaatatttattagcCCACGTTTCTTATTAAGCATCTGCCTGGTGTAATTAGTGTGGCATACAGGTGATGGATGTTTTGAATGAATATTTCTCATTGGTGGGTTTGTGTTTTTTACTCTCTAGTCTCTCTTGCAAAAGAAATCTTGTTACAATTTCCTGAATAAATGAAGCTTGAATAACAAATttacttttaattaatttttattaatttttaattctttaaacCAAGTAAGCaagaagtatttatttttaatctttggtGAAATGTGTAGGTTACATCTGGACTACCTTTAAATACAGTGTACAACATGCCCTTTAatgtattgtgttttttttgggcTGTGGATCAGACATGCGGTCattgattttaatattttaggcAACCTAACTGAAATTTATTTAGTAAAGCAGGTTTAGAGTATAATTAAAAACCCCTGAAGGTTCCTTGTAGACCTTTTTTCACCTCTAGTAGCACTACGGGTGAGGTTGTTGATCTCATAACATAAAATACAGCCCCAACAAAAGAGTACTGCATTTTTCAAATTGTTATGTTGCTGTAACATACTGATCTATGCAGCAATGTGCAACTAAGCCAGATTAGAAGAGGTAAAGATGAATGGAAACAGCTGTGGAGCCTAACAAGTGTTCTTTGGCTTGTTTACTAGAATGTATAAAGATGTCTGGCTCATTTTTTGACAGATATCTGAAGAGTTTAAATCTTTTACGTTACCTTTGGTGTATGCCACACAGTCAATGTCTGCAGGTTTCAGCCCCGCTTGCTCAAGAGCCTCCTTCAGGACAGTTAGTATAACAGCACGGTGGTGCCTGGCTGTGTCACTTGGCATGAAccctaaaatgaaaaacaaaaatgtagtcAATTAACAGACTGTCATATAAGTAGTATGTTGGAGGTTCCAATAATATCTAAGCAGAACTCCAACTTGCCTTGACCAGGAGGTGTAATGTAGGTCCGTCTGGGGTTGGAAAGCACTTCACCATCCCGGATGATGCCTATTCCGATCTTATTGGCACTGCCCTCAAAGCCGATCACTACAGTCATGGCTGCAGAAAAACTGTTTCAGGAAGAAGGAAAGCAGTGTGTTGTTAAAgtgtatttttcctttaaatccGTCATCTCTCTTGGAAGTCAACTACAGGCAAGAAAAGGGCATGATTAAACTAAATCAGTATTTTGCCCTTTTTCTTATTTACTATCATGTATATGTACGTATACTGTTACAATGGTAGACGTTCATATTAGGcatgtttaaagtttcagataaAGAGGATATGATAAGTAATCCAGAACCTTTAGACTTCTCTCAATGCTCcatttcaaacacattttcctACTCTTGCCACAGAGACAGTGAGCACAGATCAAAACTttctgtttatgaggggcagGGAGGAGGAGAGCTAAAATGACTTGCTGCAGACAGAGTGTGAAATGAGGGGATGCACCAAGTTCCTGTATAagataaatattatttaaaactatgaaTCATGCAAAACTATTTTAGTAAAGTGTAACAATAAAGCATGGAGCTGGACGAGCATATTAGGTCCCCTTTACAATTAGAAGTTTAAAGTTGCACTGGTCTGGCAAACAGCTGGACTGCGAGGTACAGCTGTGTCAGCACAACATAAATTAATAATTACAGATTATACCAGAACATTTAGATACGCACTtctacagaaaaacacaatcaaCACCAACTTCAAGGTTTAAAGTTTTCAGCAGTAAGCAGTAACATTAAACACCTGCACTGACGATATGTGTAAGAGCCAAAATACAACTTGATAGCTGTCTAATTAGCTCCTATGCTAACAGTTAAGGCACAGACCCGCTCCCTTCTAAAGGCAAAATCACCCTGACGC encodes:
- the osgep gene encoding tRNA N6-adenosine threonylcarbamoyltransferase — its product is MTVVIGFEGSANKIGIGIIRDGEVLSNPRRTYITPPGQGFMPSDTARHHRAVILTVLKEALEQAGLKPADIDCVAYTKGPGMGAPLVTVALVARTVAQLWRKPLLGVNHCIGHIEMGRLITKANNPTVLYVSGGNTQVIAYSERRYRIFGETIDIAVGNCLDRFARVIKISNDPSPGYNIEQMAKKGSHYVELPYTVKGMDVSFSGILSYIEEAAHKMLSSGQCTAEDLCFSLQETLFSMLVEITERAMAHCSSQEVLIVGGVGCNLRLQEMMGVMCKERGAKLFATDERFCIDNGAMIAQAGWEMFRSGQVTELEDSWITQRYRTDEVEVTWRD